The Agarilytica rhodophyticola genome has a window encoding:
- a CDS encoding TonB-dependent receptor plug domain-containing protein: MQLFEKKKGLSLSTLISCALGVAANTSFAQETQTERFDEEVISIGTRSSARSATDSPAAVDVIGAAEFSSQGGSDLQDLFRNVVPSYNVNQQPISDGATIVRPANLRGLSPDHTLVLLNGKRRHRASIITWLGNGISNGSQGPDISVFPSIALKNVEVLRDGAAAQYGSDAIAGVINFNIKDDAEGGAIEAKFGEYSEGDGQRGTLAANLGLPLGANGFLNLSAEYSYADPTNRSTQRDDANAALALGFPVRDPAQVWGLPEIEDDIKTLANFGIELGGDTQLYGHTNYASKTVTGGFFFRHPLTRGGVNGFTNDNGTPDNPDDDFLALLVGDLTSDGSGNCRNDIPVTNNSLDAAGLAALQDIQADPNCFHFSEVFPGGFTPFFGGDAVDYSFLLGLKGETSGGFSWDVSSYLGHHEVDFFIFDTVNASLGPNTPTSFDPGKYAQTEINFNADFGYEFSDTVFFAWGAEWREEEFEITAGQPESFAIGPLADQGFSTGSNGFAGFPDFSAGAFSRENIALYADTEVELTDRLLTTAAVRWEDFDGFGTTTNYKVGANFQFNDDVGIRSTFSTGFKAPTPGQINAFNVSTEFQNGQLVNNGTIPSTNAIALLRGGRELEPEESQSFTAGIFFAVGQIDITLDYFNIKVEDRLNLSSEFELTAAEQASLDSSIPGAGSVNNFRFFTNDFDTKTTGVDLVVSTSTDWLGGVTDWNLVLNNTETEITDFNTATVSATRVREVEEGVPTFRANFTATHTLENWRFLGRLSRYGGWFDSQDNIKYSGEFIFDAEVSVTVAGNSDISLGVNNLFDQEPQVNPGAAAGAGNTFSQYTPFDFNGSFWYARYRYSF, encoded by the coding sequence ATGCAATTATTTGAAAAAAAGAAAGGTTTATCTTTATCGACGCTTATTTCCTGCGCTTTGGGGGTCGCAGCGAATACATCATTTGCGCAAGAAACACAAACGGAGCGTTTCGATGAAGAAGTGATATCCATCGGTACGCGCTCTAGTGCTCGTTCAGCTACAGATTCGCCAGCTGCGGTTGATGTAATTGGTGCTGCAGAATTCAGTTCACAAGGTGGCAGTGATTTGCAGGATCTATTTCGTAATGTTGTTCCTTCTTATAACGTAAACCAGCAGCCGATAAGTGATGGTGCGACGATTGTGCGCCCCGCTAACTTGAGAGGTTTATCGCCTGATCACACATTAGTATTGTTAAATGGTAAACGTCGACATCGCGCTTCTATTATTACTTGGTTAGGTAATGGTATTTCCAATGGTTCACAAGGCCCGGATATTTCTGTTTTCCCGTCTATTGCTCTTAAAAATGTTGAAGTCCTACGTGATGGTGCTGCGGCGCAGTATGGTTCTGATGCGATCGCCGGTGTTATCAACTTTAATATAAAGGATGATGCTGAAGGTGGGGCCATTGAAGCAAAATTTGGAGAATATTCCGAAGGCGATGGTCAAAGAGGAACGCTTGCTGCTAACCTCGGTTTGCCTTTGGGCGCTAATGGCTTTCTTAATTTAAGTGCGGAATATAGCTACGCGGATCCAACCAACCGCAGCACTCAGCGAGATGATGCCAATGCTGCGCTTGCACTCGGTTTTCCTGTGCGAGACCCTGCGCAAGTATGGGGGTTACCCGAAATCGAAGATGATATTAAAACGCTAGCTAACTTCGGTATTGAGTTGGGCGGTGATACGCAATTATACGGCCACACTAACTATGCTTCGAAAACCGTTACCGGCGGCTTTTTCTTCCGTCATCCACTGACTCGTGGTGGTGTTAATGGTTTTACTAACGATAATGGCACCCCGGATAATCCTGACGATGATTTCTTGGCGCTACTTGTCGGTGATCTTACTTCCGATGGCAGTGGTAACTGTCGCAACGATATTCCTGTGACTAACAATTCTTTGGATGCTGCAGGTTTAGCGGCGTTACAGGATATTCAAGCCGACCCTAATTGTTTCCATTTTAGTGAAGTATTTCCCGGTGGCTTTACGCCATTCTTTGGTGGTGATGCGGTCGATTATTCTTTCTTATTAGGTTTGAAAGGCGAAACTTCCGGTGGTTTTAGCTGGGACGTTAGTAGCTATCTTGGGCATCATGAAGTGGATTTCTTTATCTTCGATACCGTTAACGCCAGTTTGGGGCCCAATACTCCAACTTCCTTTGATCCGGGTAAATACGCTCAAACAGAAATTAACTTTAATGCTGATTTTGGCTACGAATTCTCCGATACCGTATTCTTTGCTTGGGGTGCAGAGTGGCGTGAAGAGGAATTTGAAATTACAGCAGGTCAACCAGAGTCATTTGCCATTGGGCCTTTGGCTGATCAAGGCTTTAGTACAGGATCAAATGGTTTCGCTGGTTTCCCTGACTTCTCGGCTGGCGCTTTTTCGCGTGAAAACATTGCTTTGTACGCCGATACCGAAGTGGAACTTACCGATCGGTTGTTAACTACCGCAGCTGTACGTTGGGAAGATTTTGATGGCTTTGGCACCACCACCAACTATAAAGTGGGCGCCAATTTTCAGTTCAATGATGACGTAGGTATTCGTTCTACCTTCAGTACGGGCTTTAAAGCACCGACGCCAGGACAAATTAATGCCTTTAACGTATCTACTGAATTCCAAAATGGTCAGCTTGTTAATAACGGTACGATTCCATCTACTAACGCAATTGCACTGCTTCGCGGTGGTCGTGAACTTGAACCAGAAGAGTCGCAAAGTTTTACCGCAGGTATTTTCTTTGCTGTTGGGCAAATCGACATTACTTTGGACTACTTCAATATCAAGGTGGAAGACCGCTTAAACTTGTCATCGGAGTTTGAATTGACGGCTGCCGAACAAGCGAGCCTTGATTCAAGCATCCCAGGTGCGGGTAGTGTTAATAATTTCCGTTTCTTCACCAACGACTTTGATACTAAAACCACAGGTGTTGACTTAGTTGTTTCTACCTCCACCGATTGGCTCGGTGGTGTAACTGACTGGAATCTAGTACTAAACAATACTGAAACTGAAATCACTGATTTTAATACAGCAACCGTTAGTGCGACTCGTGTACGTGAGGTTGAAGAAGGGGTGCCTACATTCCGTGCCAATTTCACTGCCACTCACACACTAGAAAACTGGCGTTTCCTTGGACGACTTAGCCGTTATGGCGGTTGGTTCGACAGTCAGGACAACATTAAATACAGTGGCGAATTCATCTTTGACGCTGAAGTTAGCGTAACAGTGGCAGGCAATTCTGATATTTCTTTAGGTGTTAATAACCTCTTTGATCAAGAGCCACAAGTTAACCCTGGTGCAGCGGCTGGTGCTGGTAATACCTTCAGTCAGTATACGCCATTCGACTTCAACGGTTCTTTCTGGTATGCGCGCTATCGCTACAGCTTTTAA
- a CDS encoding ribbon-helix-helix domain-containing protein, giving the protein MQNIIYTMKQEQQDIIDGLVQSGEYENAQQVLDAAVKSLDSGADKLQRLRALIKEGDESGAAVHVDVEKRLTELRQRARA; this is encoded by the coding sequence ATGCAAAACATTATTTACACAATGAAACAAGAGCAGCAAGACATAATCGACGGCTTGGTACAGTCTGGCGAGTACGAAAATGCTCAACAAGTCCTAGATGCGGCGGTTAAGTCGCTAGACTCTGGCGCTGACAAGCTTCAGCGTTTGCGCGCCCTAATTAAAGAGGGCGATGAATCAGGTGCCGCAGTTCATGTCGACGTAGAAAAGCGACTAACTGAGCTAAGGCAAAGAGCGCGTGCATAA
- a CDS encoding type II toxin-antitoxin system RelE/ParE family toxin produces MHKLTPKALDDTDNIYFYSIKQFGLERGEKYYKEIFNAIQKLDDNPQLGRNHSAGVSLRAFNVGSHVIFYRTSPSGVVVSRVLHKSRDYKRHV; encoded by the coding sequence GTGCATAAGCTCACACCTAAAGCGCTAGACGACACCGACAATATCTATTTTTACAGCATTAAACAGTTTGGCCTAGAAAGAGGCGAAAAGTACTATAAAGAAATATTCAACGCTATTCAAAAACTAGACGACAATCCACAATTAGGAAGGAATCACAGTGCAGGCGTCAGTTTAAGAGCCTTTAATGTTGGGTCTCATGTGATTTTCTATCGCACATCTCCATCTGGCGTTGTTGTTTCAAGGGTTCTGCACAAGTCAAGAGACTACAAAAGGCACGTCTAA
- a CDS encoding type II toxin-antitoxin system ParD family antitoxin, which produces MPDHDDPQSAEAGESTDNALNIHQIRTAIDEGERSGEYKDWNFNDFMERAKKGDA; this is translated from the coding sequence ATGCCCGATCATGACGACCCTCAAAGCGCTGAAGCTGGAGAAAGTACTGATAATGCGCTTAACATACATCAAATTCGCACAGCAATTGACGAAGGCGAGCGAAGTGGAGAGTATAAGGATTGGAACTTTAACGATTTCATGGAGCGAGCAAAGAAAGGTGATGCTTGA
- a CDS encoding glycoside hydrolase family 108 protein gives MAVDVNRLIDDVLSKEGGFVDHPSDKGGATNFGITRQTLAKYLSEKVTVDDVKNLDIKTARDIYEYNYYLSPGIDRLPECIQPFVFDSAVNHGPRQAIKFLQNACNSAGFGALINDGIIGAKTVERSAACFNSLGNWMLVELVAERQIFYANIVYRDSGQSVFMVGWMRRAMSFLPKSRRLANIC, from the coding sequence ATGGCAGTCGATGTTAATAGACTCATTGATGATGTGTTAAGTAAAGAGGGTGGCTTTGTTGATCATCCTTCTGACAAAGGTGGAGCTACAAATTTTGGTATTACTCGACAAACATTGGCTAAATATTTAAGTGAAAAAGTGACGGTTGATGATGTTAAAAACCTCGATATTAAAACGGCGCGAGATATTTACGAATATAATTATTATCTGTCGCCGGGTATAGATCGACTACCAGAATGTATTCAACCTTTTGTATTTGATTCTGCTGTTAATCACGGGCCAAGGCAAGCAATTAAATTTCTTCAAAACGCGTGTAATAGTGCTGGTTTTGGTGCATTAATAAACGATGGGATTATTGGTGCCAAAACTGTTGAGCGGTCAGCCGCCTGCTTTAATTCGCTTGGGAATTGGATGTTGGTCGAGCTTGTAGCGGAGCGACAAATTTTTTACGCGAATATCGTTTATAGAGATTCTGGTCAATCTGTTTTTATGGTTGGGTGGATGAGGCGCGCTATGTCGTTTTTACCGAAATCGCGTCGACTAGCTAATATCTGCTGA
- a CDS encoding host specificity protein J, translated as MDIIGNKGGKAGGGAARAAQEDPNTLKSVATARVLDLVSEGEIEGLVNGLQSVYLDGVPVQNDDGSFNFEGVAIDTRVGLPVQDYIEGFGQVESEFVVDQEVLFNTPVVRAITNDEVDAVRVKIVVPALTSQDPENGDLHGYNVVVRIDVQYDGGAWNSYVSSTIAGKTTSEYERSFNIVRTRASSSWNIRVVRISRDSDDDATKENKTFWGTYTELIDTKLSYPDCAIIAVAINAEQFGDKVPRREYHIRGRKVPVPSNYNPQTRQYTGIWNGTFVNAWTNNPAWCYYDMVTHDRYGLGEFIEPFRVDKGRLYQISQYCDELVDDGFGGQEPRFTLNVQIRTREEAQTLIRKLASVFRGVTYWGSGTVIPVQDAPADYEFLACPANVIDGKFTYSSKSLKNRSTAALVTYNDPNDGEKAAVEVYEDSDAVAVHGWKQKDITAFGCNSRGLARRVGKWEIEHDQNATTTVTYRAALDHLSIRPYSVIAIQDPAIAGERLSGRMVSVRGSVLTVDALPDSLISSTYTYRISYITPEGRVSRAEVFFFDVANNQVHLYGPVADVQPNSIWVLSANQLSQRLFRVTSVSAQSDNIYSVEAEIYDPNKFARVEQDLVFDDGDYTDLPTGPLPAPTNLVLGEYLVRQGNVINTVLTASVTAPNDSRASFVQFQYKPTPSDAWLPASIESQPFFEVRDVRDGNVVQVRARSVGRLGLQSAWVTSSQYQVVGKLAPPTTPTNFTAVIRPDTGIFLSKDPSPDVDYKETRFFEGVTFESAVELGRVAGNTLLLDSVQFGRRTYWAVDYDTGDRSSDPVSTEITIYVPTMYDVSHSYAGADVVLEWGPAASSFVIAEYQVWHGDILLARTRATNQRIRVDWIGSRSFDVVAVDIVGNGSIRVSELVSPRQPGSANVTASVIDNSVQLTYSAQAGDLPIKKYEIFIGDRFNEAEKFQDKAGDSTFTIIQERRAGSYTYHFIAVDTAGNRANPSSATAIVSQLPDYVFFDSFSERELGFDGVSTNCFVDNGALVALVDPDETMQEYIDNGFDTFQEEINAGFELFATPGQTSARYEKIYDLGATLATSLITSNVSVQTISGNASYTLEIAYSNDGVNFIADNNVQVFGIGFRYVRIVVDVASDGGANDILVIDDIFTSLDLKEQGESGRDVASASDANGTRVALRKNFIDVTSISVTPNATVPRYASYSFDDVVNPTEFFVRLFDNNGNRVSGVFSYSVRGYLSVN; from the coding sequence ATGGATATTATTGGTAATAAAGGTGGTAAAGCGGGCGGAGGTGCTGCGCGTGCTGCTCAAGAAGACCCGAACACGCTTAAAAGTGTTGCTACTGCGCGTGTTTTAGATTTAGTGTCTGAGGGCGAGATAGAGGGCCTTGTAAACGGCTTGCAAAGTGTCTATCTCGACGGCGTGCCTGTACAAAATGATGATGGCTCTTTTAATTTTGAAGGTGTAGCTATTGATACACGTGTTGGCTTGCCTGTTCAAGATTATATCGAGGGTTTTGGCCAAGTAGAGTCTGAATTTGTTGTCGATCAAGAGGTGCTTTTTAATACGCCCGTTGTGCGTGCTATTACAAATGACGAAGTTGACGCGGTGCGCGTTAAAATAGTGGTGCCCGCACTTACATCGCAAGATCCTGAGAATGGCGACCTCCACGGCTACAATGTCGTGGTGAGAATTGATGTGCAATACGATGGTGGTGCTTGGAATAGTTATGTTTCATCTACGATCGCAGGTAAAACCACTAGTGAGTATGAGCGATCGTTTAATATTGTGCGCACGCGGGCTAGTAGTTCATGGAATATTCGTGTGGTGCGTATATCGCGAGACTCTGACGATGATGCGACCAAGGAAAATAAGACATTTTGGGGTACATACACCGAGTTAATTGATACGAAGCTGTCCTATCCTGATTGTGCCATTATTGCCGTTGCCATCAATGCTGAACAGTTCGGCGATAAAGTGCCGCGTCGTGAATATCACATAAGGGGGCGTAAAGTTCCGGTCCCTTCAAATTATAATCCGCAAACACGCCAATATACTGGTATCTGGAACGGCACGTTTGTCAATGCGTGGACTAATAATCCTGCTTGGTGTTATTACGATATGGTAACCCATGATCGCTATGGCCTAGGTGAGTTTATCGAGCCGTTTAGAGTTGATAAGGGGCGGTTATACCAGATATCACAGTACTGTGATGAGCTTGTTGATGATGGATTTGGTGGTCAAGAGCCACGCTTTACATTGAATGTGCAAATACGCACGCGTGAAGAGGCGCAAACCCTTATTCGAAAGTTAGCGTCAGTGTTTCGCGGAGTCACTTATTGGGGGAGTGGTACTGTTATACCAGTGCAAGATGCACCAGCAGATTATGAGTTTCTTGCGTGCCCTGCTAACGTGATCGATGGCAAATTTACTTACAGTTCCAAAAGCCTGAAAAATAGAAGTACAGCGGCTTTAGTTACCTATAACGATCCTAATGATGGTGAAAAAGCAGCGGTCGAAGTGTATGAAGATTCAGACGCGGTCGCTGTCCATGGCTGGAAACAAAAAGATATTACCGCCTTTGGTTGTAATTCTCGTGGACTGGCGCGGCGGGTGGGTAAGTGGGAAATAGAGCACGATCAAAATGCAACAACGACCGTTACTTATCGCGCTGCCTTGGATCATCTCTCAATACGTCCCTACAGTGTTATTGCGATTCAAGATCCAGCAATTGCGGGCGAGCGTTTATCGGGGCGTATGGTGAGTGTGCGAGGCTCTGTGCTAACGGTCGATGCGTTGCCCGACTCTCTTATTAGTTCGACCTATACCTATAGAATTTCTTACATAACGCCTGAAGGTCGTGTCTCGCGTGCAGAAGTATTTTTCTTTGATGTAGCAAATAATCAGGTACATTTGTATGGGCCTGTGGCCGATGTTCAGCCCAACTCTATTTGGGTATTAAGTGCGAATCAATTATCGCAACGGCTTTTTCGTGTCACAAGCGTATCTGCGCAATCTGATAATATTTATTCTGTTGAGGCCGAAATATACGACCCTAATAAATTCGCACGTGTTGAACAAGATTTGGTATTTGATGATGGTGACTACACCGACTTGCCAACGGGGCCATTGCCAGCGCCTACAAATTTAGTGCTCGGTGAATATTTAGTTCGCCAGGGTAATGTAATCAATACCGTGTTAACCGCTTCTGTTACTGCGCCTAACGATTCGAGAGCATCGTTCGTGCAATTTCAATATAAGCCAACACCAAGTGATGCGTGGTTGCCTGCAAGCATTGAAAGTCAGCCTTTTTTTGAGGTGCGAGATGTTCGCGACGGTAATGTCGTTCAAGTGCGTGCGCGTTCTGTTGGTCGCTTGGGGCTCCAAAGTGCATGGGTAACAAGTTCTCAATACCAAGTAGTTGGTAAGCTTGCGCCACCGACAACGCCGACAAATTTTACTGCAGTTATTCGTCCGGACACGGGAATATTTTTATCAAAAGATCCGTCACCGGATGTCGACTATAAAGAAACGCGATTTTTTGAAGGTGTTACATTTGAGTCAGCTGTTGAGTTAGGGCGGGTCGCGGGTAATACGTTGCTCTTAGACAGTGTTCAATTCGGTCGACGTACTTATTGGGCTGTGGACTATGATACGGGTGATCGATCGAGTGATCCGGTTAGCACTGAAATTACTATTTATGTTCCCACTATGTATGATGTTAGTCACAGCTATGCGGGGGCAGATGTTGTGTTGGAGTGGGGGCCGGCGGCGTCATCATTTGTTATCGCGGAATATCAAGTATGGCATGGTGATATTTTGCTTGCACGAACACGCGCAACTAATCAGCGTATTCGTGTTGATTGGATCGGTTCGCGATCGTTTGACGTTGTAGCTGTTGATATTGTGGGTAATGGGAGTATTCGTGTTTCGGAGCTTGTATCGCCTCGGCAGCCCGGTTCGGCAAATGTTACGGCGAGTGTTATTGATAACAGTGTTCAGCTTACGTATAGCGCGCAAGCTGGCGATCTTCCTATAAAAAAATATGAAATCTTTATTGGTGATCGGTTTAATGAGGCTGAAAAGTTTCAGGATAAAGCAGGTGATAGCACATTTACGATTATTCAAGAGCGCCGTGCCGGATCGTATACTTATCATTTTATCGCTGTGGACACTGCGGGCAATCGTGCTAATCCTAGTTCAGCTACGGCGATTGTGTCTCAGTTACCCGACTATGTCTTTTTTGATTCTTTTAGTGAGCGTGAATTGGGTTTTGATGGTGTTTCCACAAATTGTTTTGTCGACAATGGGGCGTTAGTTGCGTTGGTTGATCCTGATGAAACGATGCAGGAGTATATTGATAATGGCTTTGACACGTTTCAAGAAGAAATAAATGCAGGGTTTGAATTATTTGCAACGCCAGGTCAAACCAGTGCGCGCTATGAAAAGATTTATGATTTAGGTGCGACGCTTGCCACTTCACTCATTACTAGTAATGTATCCGTACAAACTATTTCTGGTAACGCGAGTTATACACTAGAAATAGCGTATTCTAATGATGGTGTTAACTTCATTGCAGATAATAATGTGCAAGTGTTTGGTATTGGATTTCGCTATGTACGTATCGTTGTGGATGTCGCTAGCGATGGTGGTGCGAATGATATTTTAGTAATCGATGATATTTTTACATCCCTGGATTTAAAAGAGCAGGGCGAATCTGGGCGAGATGTGGCCTCTGCATCTGATGCCAATGGAACGCGTGTTGCTCTTCGAAAAAACTTTATTGATGTAACGTCGATCTCGGTTACACCTAATGCGACAGTACCGCGATATGCATCCTATAGCTTTGATGATGTTGTTAATCCAACCGAATTTTTTGTTCGTCTTTTTGATAATAATGGCAATAGAGTCAGCGGTGTATTTTCATATTCCGTGCGGGGCTATTTGTCAGTGAATTAA
- a CDS encoding NlpC/P60 family protein, with amino-acid sequence MSIKDMVKQFNRSPFNSDVAADAMAHARSVYPEESCGIVVDNKYMSLRNVAKDKSNNFHISRDIIAKYKNKIEAVIHSHPDGPYYPSAGDMRSQIAMSVPWGIVYVEKGHAYEPFFWGDTLEVAPLKGRPFQHGIFDCYSLIRDYFRAKKDIVLDEFPRDWEWWLDDSYNLYQKNFESQGFECIDAGEVQEGDCFLAQIRSNTINHAGVYVGNGLVLHQIGNREGFSVNHPSCEQPVYMWERYIRHWVRHIA; translated from the coding sequence ATGAGTATTAAAGATATGGTCAAGCAGTTTAATCGATCACCGTTTAATAGTGATGTCGCTGCTGATGCAATGGCTCATGCGCGTAGTGTCTATCCTGAAGAGTCATGCGGCATTGTGGTTGATAATAAATACATGTCTTTACGTAATGTGGCGAAAGATAAAAGTAATAATTTCCATATTTCACGCGATATTATTGCAAAGTATAAGAATAAAATTGAAGCGGTGATTCATTCGCATCCTGATGGCCCTTATTACCCAAGTGCTGGTGATATGCGATCACAAATTGCTATGAGTGTTCCATGGGGCATTGTTTATGTAGAAAAAGGCCACGCATATGAGCCGTTTTTTTGGGGGGATACATTAGAGGTTGCACCGTTAAAAGGACGGCCTTTTCAACATGGAATTTTTGATTGTTATTCCCTTATCCGTGATTACTTTAGAGCGAAAAAAGATATCGTGCTCGATGAGTTTCCCCGCGATTGGGAGTGGTGGCTCGATGATTCTTATAATCTATACCAAAAAAACTTTGAGTCGCAGGGCTTTGAGTGCATTGATGCAGGTGAAGTGCAAGAAGGGGATTGTTTTCTTGCACAAATTCGTTCAAATACCATTAATCACGCGGGTGTCTATGTGGGTAACGGTCTTGTCTTGCATCAAATCGGTAACCGTGAAGGTTTTAGCGTAAACCATCCTTCATGTGAGCAGCCTGTTTACATGTGGGAGCGTTATATTCGTCACTGGGTAAGGCATATTGCTTAA
- a CDS encoding phage minor tail protein L, translating to MPDIIASTAQQSYYGAVVTLFVLDASSIGGSITYFTPGPLNGEFVQFNNRAYVPFPAEINGLSWSGRGAIPTPSLTVSNVGSDFVAAILGSDNLVGSRLTIIKTFEQFLDDGSNPDPTATFPEEIFSIDQLVSMDNERIVWRLAALFDVRGVKLPRRQILRDACTHRYRRFVNGSFDYTKATCPYVGSSSFDLQNNATNSANDKCALNLGACRLRFGSNAVLPFRGFPGAARIRDRV from the coding sequence ATGCCGGATATTATAGCAAGTACGGCTCAGCAGTCGTATTACGGCGCTGTCGTGACTTTATTTGTGCTGGATGCTTCCAGTATCGGTGGGAGTATTACGTACTTTACACCTGGGCCGTTAAACGGTGAATTTGTTCAGTTTAACAATCGAGCGTATGTGCCGTTTCCCGCTGAAATTAATGGACTGTCATGGTCTGGGCGAGGTGCGATACCTACGCCTTCTTTAACTGTTAGTAATGTGGGTAGCGACTTTGTGGCGGCCATTTTGGGGAGTGACAATTTAGTCGGTTCGCGACTCACGATTATTAAAACATTTGAACAGTTTTTAGATGATGGGAGTAACCCCGACCCTACGGCGACTTTTCCGGAAGAAATATTTTCTATTGATCAGTTGGTGTCAATGGATAATGAGCGCATTGTGTGGCGATTGGCAGCGCTCTTTGATGTACGGGGAGTAAAGCTTCCACGTCGACAAATATTACGGGATGCGTGTACGCATCGATATCGACGTTTTGTTAATGGTAGTTTTGATTATACAAAAGCAACGTGCCCTTATGTTGGTTCATCGTCTTTTGATTTACAGAATAATGCGACCAATAGCGCGAATGACAAATGTGCATTAAATCTTGGCGCGTGTCGGCTTCGTTTTGGTTCAAATGCTGTGCTGCCTTTTCGGGGATTTCCGGGAGCTGCACGAATTAGGGATAGGGTGTAA
- a CDS encoding phage tail protein, with protein sequence MPQIFPNYLPKFGLQPQRLFRTHEASFGDGYSQRGKDGINNVNETWQPLFERPLADILVIVNFIDSLNGVDSFFWTPPHQPQALYTCSRYTGPRQIGQLYYSLSATFQRVYDL encoded by the coding sequence ATGCCTCAGATATTTCCTAATTATTTGCCTAAATTTGGTTTGCAGCCTCAAAGGTTGTTTCGCACGCATGAGGCGTCTTTTGGTGATGGTTATTCGCAGCGTGGCAAAGATGGCATTAACAATGTGAATGAAACGTGGCAGCCCCTTTTTGAAAGGCCGCTAGCAGATATCTTGGTTATTGTTAATTTTATAGATTCTTTAAATGGTGTTGATTCCTTTTTTTGGACGCCGCCACATCAGCCTCAAGCGCTGTATACATGCTCTCGATACACTGGCCCTCGACAAATAGGACAATTGTATTATTCCTTATCAGCGACTTTTCAGCGCGTCTACGATCTTTAA